Proteins from a genomic interval of Oryzias melastigma strain HK-1 unplaced genomic scaffold, ASM292280v2 sc00438, whole genome shotgun sequence:
- the LOC112140424 gene encoding trichohyalin, with protein MRLVTLVDTPGWEAGVAGATLERVKREIVCSVALCPPGPHALLLTLRVDTLVTAGHVREHLELLGEGVWRHTILLFTHSDQLRDGVDMEQHIQGGGRDLQYLLEKCRGRYHVLSGGDGGGGSANVHELLEKVERMATKNRCEAFSGLVQDIRDLSQQRNERFNQRLKEITDKMLRQEAELKKMREREVKSIRWFFDRKKKSKSPGKADIQREEEEDEDRRVSGSKNDICDLEERMRWLTEDREREFQDLSLENERTHIALQQSQQEKDRMTLNLELKEREIEELKERTEEQQLKLLDLERTYVEHEHQRKQREEEWRKQVRERVELLVKEKAELTKKLESLEVDLEHTKTLSNELLERKEQEKNKEMEELKREMNTKLLQKEEEQEGAKKKEQKILEDMKQQEKRKLDEMKRHHEKEMEEKDLQMKALKQQHQEETARTLTRNEKLMEARKAEQQESEDKLKEKAAEIEKMKQKVKILQQEQQREIEELKERLQKEKSEQVEAKTREMATLEERYRLQIEAKELENNKEKERIHLSYKKDKEELIQMKNGEIEAFELKQRGEIRAKNEREAKLQEEVVKLMKQIEEVKEQSTEKLRGMEQDRQRDAEEVKEQLARQMSEHLQERQRLISDLQQKHGEEMEKMKLELLNKLKQSEELTQEMRCKLDMETEKCMAYKTEMEQKMEDKDIKIAEMKGSIQEMTNE; from the coding sequence TGCAGCGTGGCTTTGTGCCCTCCCGGTCCTCACGCGCTGCTGCTGACTCTGAGGGTGGACACTCTGGTGACGGCAGGACATGTGAGGGAGCATCTGGAGCTCCTGGGGGAGGGTGTTTGGAGGCACACCATCCTGCTGTTCACCCACAGTGATCAGCTGCGAGACGGCGTGGATATGGAGCAGCACATCCAGGGAGGGGGCCGGGACCTGCAGTATCTGCTGGAGAAGTGCAGGGGCAGATATCACGTCCTCAGTGGgggagatggaggaggaggctcTGCCAACGTGCACGAGCTCCTGGAGAAAGTGGAGAGGATGGCAACCAAGAACCGGTGTGAGGCCTTCTCCGGTTTGGTTCAGGACATCAGGGATTTGAGCCAACAACGGAATGAAAGGTTCAACCAGCGCCTCAAAGAGATCACAGACAAGATGCTTCGCCAGGAGGCGGAGCTGAAGAAAATGAGAGAAAGGGAGGTGAAGAGCATCCGGTGGTTTTTCGACCGGAAGAAAAAATCTAAGTCCCCTGGTAAGGCGGACATTCagcgggaggaggaggaggacgaggacaGGAGGGTGAGCGGGTCGAAGAATGACATCTGCGACCTCGAGGAGAGGATGAGATGGTTGACGGAGGACAGAGAAAGAGAGTTTCAGGACCTGAGCCTGGAAAACGAGAGGACCCACATCGCTCTTCAGCAGAGCCAACAGGAAAAGGACAGGATGACGCTGAACCTGGAGCTGAAGGAGAGAGAGATCGAGGAGCTGAAGGAGAGGacggaggagcagcagctcaagcTCCTGGATCTGGAGCGCACCTATGTGGAGCACGAACACCAGAGAAAGCAAAGGGAGGAAGAATGGAGGAAACAAGTGAGAGAAAGGGTGGAGCTGCTCGTAAAAGAGAAAGCAGAATTGACCAAAAAGCTGGAATCCTTAGAAGTGGATTTGGAGCATACCAAAACACTCAGCAATGAACTTCTCGAGAGgaaagagcaagaaaaaaacaaagagatggAAGAACTGAAACGAGAGATGAATACAAAACTACTccaaaaggaggaggagcaagaaggagcaaaaaagaaagagcaaaaaattCTAGAAGATATGAAACAGcaggaaaagagaaaacttgATGAGATGAAACGGCACCACGAGAAAGAGATGGAAGAGAAAGACTTGCAAATGAAAGCTTTAAAGCAGCAGCATCAAGAGGAGACGGCGAGAACTTTGACACGGAACGAAAAGCTTATGGAGGCACGGAAAGCTGAGCAGCAGGAGAGTGAAGACAAACTCAAGGAAAAAGCAgctgaaatagaaaaaatgaagcaaaaagttAAGATCCTCCAGCAGGAACAGCAGAGGGAGATAGAGGAGCTGAAAGAACGGCTTCAAAAGGAAAAGTCTGAACAAGTAGAGGCAAAAACAAGAGAAATGGCTACATTGGAGGAGAGGTATCGTCTACAAATTGAAGCAAAAGAACTGGAGAACAACAAAGAGAAGGAGAGGATTCATCTTAGCTACAAAAAGGACAAAGAAGAGCTGATCCAAATGAAAAATGGAGAGATAGAAGCTTTCGAACTGAAGCAACGAGGAGAAATAAGGGCTAAAAATGAGagagaagctaaactccagGAGGAAGTGGTTAAACTGATGAAACAGATCGAGGAGGTCAAAGAACAGTCCACTGAAAAATTAAGAGGCATGGAACAAGACAGGCAAAGAGATGCAGAAGAGGTGAAGGAACAGCTAGCAAGACAAATGAGTGAGCATCTGCAGGAAAGACAAAGACTGATAAGTGACTTGCAGCAGAAGCATGGTGAGGAAATGGAGAAGATGAAGCTGGAACTGCTAAACAAGCTGAAGCAAAGCGAAGAACTGACACAGGAAATGAGATGTAAACTTGACATGGAAACAGAAAAGTGCATGGCATACAAGACAGAAATGGAGCAAAAGATGGAGGATAAAGACATCAAAATTGCAGAGATGAAAGGAAGTATCCAAGAAATGACAAATGAAAT